The proteins below come from a single Papaver somniferum cultivar HN1 chromosome 11, ASM357369v1, whole genome shotgun sequence genomic window:
- the LOC113320132 gene encoding uncharacterized protein LOC113320132 isoform X1 gives MDHCFHHCGALKSQRTVFFVSKEKISTPLFSLSFQLFQISMEKSDPLKSPESSGSVNSSIHYQTPPYYRSSSSSSSSPGIASLQRQKPRSLPPKSSIYNPVFLTPPPSSSSTVLTLEERVFYTNLLIEYTKLKNLYALCCTYAEMSSNDREVLEHENGTVRAITADLQNQLDLLEKSGRVTNESVGTNTVAPSSNNRLRVSSTPFVQGTELFIRAKMLELMIKRKGAHHSEIYPTKCRRRDDETRPAKRTSFRINDRDRKQYKDRRSTQMYELRLNWG, from the exons ATGGACCATTGCTTCCACCATTGTGGAGCCTTAAAAAGCCAAAGAACAGTCTTCTTcgtttccaaagaaaaaattagTACTCCTTTATTCTCTCTCTCATTCCAACTGTTTCAAATCTCCATGGAGAAAAGCGATCCACTTAAATCTCCTGAGAGCAGTGGCAGTGTAAATTCGTCCATACATTATCAGACGCCACCGTATTACCGTTCATCATCGTCATCAAGTTCATCACCAGGTATTGCTTCTTTACAGAGACAGAAACCTCGTAGTTTGCCGCCAAAATCATCAATCTACAATCCAGTTTTTTTAACTCCtcctccttcatcttcttctactgTACTAAcactagaggaacgagttttctATACGAATCTCTTGATAGAGTACACCAAATTGAAGAATCTATATGCATTATGTTGTACTTATGCTGAAATGTCATCAAACGATAGAGAAGTTTTAGAGCATGAAAATGGTACTGTACGAGCAATTACGGCAGATCTTCAAAATCAGTTAGATCTATTAGAAAAATCTGGGAGAGTTACTAATGAATCTGTTGGTACAAATACGGTGGCTCCTTCTTCCAACAACCGACTTCGTGTTTCTAGTACACCATTCGTCCAGGGAACTGAG CTGTTTATCAGAGCAAAAATGTTGGAGTTGATGATCAAAAGAAAAGGGGCCCACCACTCAGAGATATATCCAACCAAATGTCGAAGACGCGATGATGAAACACGTCCGGCAAAGAGAACATCATTCAGAATAAATGATAGGGATCGAAAGCAGTATAAAGACAGAAGAAGCACACAGATGTATGAGTTGAGACTAAATTGGGGGTGA
- the LOC113320132 gene encoding uncharacterized protein LOC113320132 isoform X2, with protein MDHCFHHCGALKSQRTVFFVSKEKISTPLFSLSFQLFQISMEKSDPLKSPESSGSVNSSIHYQTPPYYRSSSSSSSSPGIASLQRQKPRSLPPKSSIYNPVFLTPPPSSSSTVLTLEERVFYTNLLIEYTKLKNLYALCCTYAEMSSNDREVLEHENGTVRAITADLQNQLDLLEKSGRVTNESVGTNTVAPSSNNRLRVSSTPFVQGTEQRVQLPTRPAAVYQSKNVGVDDQKKRGPPLRDISNQMSKTR; from the exons ATGGACCATTGCTTCCACCATTGTGGAGCCTTAAAAAGCCAAAGAACAGTCTTCTTcgtttccaaagaaaaaattagTACTCCTTTATTCTCTCTCTCATTCCAACTGTTTCAAATCTCCATGGAGAAAAGCGATCCACTTAAATCTCCTGAGAGCAGTGGCAGTGTAAATTCGTCCATACATTATCAGACGCCACCGTATTACCGTTCATCATCGTCATCAAGTTCATCACCAGGTATTGCTTCTTTACAGAGACAGAAACCTCGTAGTTTGCCGCCAAAATCATCAATCTACAATCCAGTTTTTTTAACTCCtcctccttcatcttcttctactgTACTAAcactagaggaacgagttttctATACGAATCTCTTGATAGAGTACACCAAATTGAAGAATCTATATGCATTATGTTGTACTTATGCTGAAATGTCATCAAACGATAGAGAAGTTTTAGAGCATGAAAATGGTACTGTACGAGCAATTACGGCAGATCTTCAAAATCAGTTAGATCTATTAGAAAAATCTGGGAGAGTTACTAATGAATCTGTTGGTACAAATACGGTGGCTCCTTCTTCCAACAACCGACTTCGTGTTTCTAGTACACCATTCGTCCAGGGAACTGAG CAACGGGTGCAGTTACCTACTCGTCCTGCAGCTGTTTATCAGAGCAAAAATGTTGGAGTTGATGATCAAAAGAAAAGGGGCCCACCACTCAGAGATATATCCAACCAAATGTCGAAGACGCGATGA
- the LOC113320132 gene encoding uncharacterized protein LOC113320132 isoform X3 gives MDHCFHHCGALKSQRTVFFVSKEKISTPLFSLSFQLFQISMEKSDPLKSPESSGSVNSSIHYQTPPYYRSSSSSSSSPGIASLQRQKPRSLPPKSSIYNPVFLTPPPSSSSTVLTLEERVFYTNLLIEYTKLKNLYALCCTYAEMSSNDREVLEHENGTVRAITADLQNQLDLLEKSGRVTNESVGTNTVAPSSNNRLRVSSTPFVQGTELPTRPAAVYQSKNVGVDDQKKRGPPLRDISNQMSKTR, from the exons ATGGACCATTGCTTCCACCATTGTGGAGCCTTAAAAAGCCAAAGAACAGTCTTCTTcgtttccaaagaaaaaattagTACTCCTTTATTCTCTCTCTCATTCCAACTGTTTCAAATCTCCATGGAGAAAAGCGATCCACTTAAATCTCCTGAGAGCAGTGGCAGTGTAAATTCGTCCATACATTATCAGACGCCACCGTATTACCGTTCATCATCGTCATCAAGTTCATCACCAGGTATTGCTTCTTTACAGAGACAGAAACCTCGTAGTTTGCCGCCAAAATCATCAATCTACAATCCAGTTTTTTTAACTCCtcctccttcatcttcttctactgTACTAAcactagaggaacgagttttctATACGAATCTCTTGATAGAGTACACCAAATTGAAGAATCTATATGCATTATGTTGTACTTATGCTGAAATGTCATCAAACGATAGAGAAGTTTTAGAGCATGAAAATGGTACTGTACGAGCAATTACGGCAGATCTTCAAAATCAGTTAGATCTATTAGAAAAATCTGGGAGAGTTACTAATGAATCTGTTGGTACAAATACGGTGGCTCCTTCTTCCAACAACCGACTTCGTGTTTCTAGTACACCATTCGTCCAGGGAACTGAG TTACCTACTCGTCCTGCAGCTGTTTATCAGAGCAAAAATGTTGGAGTTGATGATCAAAAGAAAAGGGGCCCACCACTCAGAGATATATCCAACCAAATGTCGAAGACGCGATGA
- the LOC113324805 gene encoding uncharacterized protein LOC113324805 — protein MKDAGLTLKEGGTPCILPSSYIWSPRNIYEIYQDSMANTHFNYHAYVFLTMTANPNWPEIQGELLQHQYACHRPDLLARVFELKRNDLMNEIANNNVFGKVVGHVHTIEFQKHGLPHMHLLIFLVKSDKIRTVDQVNKFVSAEFPDEKKDPLLFNTIRKCMVHGPCGDGNPGVPFRRWRVSSIPT, from the coding sequence atgaaagatGCTGGATTAACACTTAAAGAAGGAGGTACACCATGCATTTTACCATCCTCATATATTTGGAGTCCAAGAAACATATATGAAATCTATCAAGATTCAATGGCAAATACACACTTTAACTATCATGCTTATGTTTTTCTCACTATGACTGCCAATCCGAATTGGCCAGAAATCCAAGGCGAGCTTCTACAACACCAATATGCATGCCATCGTCCTGATTTATTGGCACGAGTTTTTGAGTTAAAAAGGAATGATCTCATGAATGAGATAGCCAATAATAATGTGTTTGGAAAAGTTGTTGGTCATGTGCACACCATTGAATTTCAGAAACATGGATTACCAcatatgcatttactaatattCTTGGTGAAATCAGACAAAATACGTACAGTTGATCAAGTAAATAAATTTGTTTCGGCCGAATTTCCAGATGAAAAGAAAGATCCACTCCTATTTAATACAATAAGGAAGTGTATGGTGCACGGTCCATGCGGTGATGGGAATCCAGGGGTCCCCTTTAGACGGTGGCGGGTATCCAGTATACCGACGTAG